Within Williamwhitmania sp., the genomic segment AGGGCTTTGAAGCAGGTATTCCAATGATGCTATGGAAATTGTTTTGAAATGAACCATTGCAACCTTTCGTTGGTTGGGTACGCTCACGCCAATAAACTGGTCTCCTTCACCGTAACCTCCAGGAAATACCTGAAAGAATTTCTCGAGAGAGGCGATATCCTTTTTCGTATTCTTTAGTTGAGACAGTTCTTCTTTAACATGTTTTAAGGTTGTGTCCATAGCTGTTTTGGGAAAAATCTTGTTTAATACTCGTGAATATCTTGCTGCTGAATACGAATGCTAATTTGGTAATTTTTTTTTGGCATTAAGCAATGGTTCTTTCAAAAAAAATGGGGAGCTTTGACCTGTAAAACTGTAACGATATGAACCCTATTGGAATAATTCCGGCACGATACGCCTCCACCAGATTCCCCGGAAAGCCGTTGGCAATAATTGGCGGTAAGCCCATGATTCAGCGTGTGTATGAGCAGGCCATGAAGGTGCTTGAAACGGTTGTGGTGGCAACCGATGACGATCGTATCTTTTCGGCAGTTGAGGCATTTGGAGGGAAGGTGGTTATGACTTCCGTTAACCATAAAAGTGGTACAGACCGTTGCGCTGAGGCAGTTACCGTTTTGATGGAAAAGGATAAAAGAAGTTTTGACGTAGTGCTCAATATTCAAGGTGACGAACCGTTTTTGCATCCTGAGCAGCTGCGAAAGGTGCTCTCCTGTTTTTTTGAGAAGGATGCTCAAATCGCAACTCTCGTTAAACCTTTTAGTCCCAGCGAGGACATATTTAACCCCAACAGCCCTAAGGTAGTTATCAATCACAATAGGGAGGCAATTTACTTTAGCCGTAGCCCAATTCCATTTGTTCGAGGTGCGGAAAAGGAAGATTGGCCAATGCAGCACATTTTTCTTAAGCACATTGGGCTTTATGGCTACCGAACAGAGATTCTTCAAGAGATTACTCGGCTTGAACAAACGCCGCTGGAGTTGGCCGAGTCGCTGGAGCAGCTGCGCTGGATAGAGAATGGCTATAAGATAATGGTGGAGCAAACCCATCTGGAGAGCTTTGGCATCGATACACCCGAAGATTTGGACCGGGCCATTAAGCTGGGATTGTTAGGTTAGCCTCACTAATAAAAAATAAATAGGGCTGTCGGAATATTTCTGACAGCCCTATTTAGTTCAATTTAGAACATTGTTCTACTTGATGATTTCTTTGGCAATAAAGATGTAGGTAGGAAAGTGGTCGGAGTAGCCACCTTGATAGGTAGTTCCAACATATGTGCGCAGAGGATAGCCTTTAAATTGACCATCTTGCTGGGTGATAAAATCAGCCTTAAATATTTTTGCTTTCAAGAATTTGTAGGTGCCTAGTTTTGCATTGAGCAGTGGCTCAGATATGATAATTTGGTCGAAGAGATTCCACGTGTCACGGTATGCAAGCGATCCATACCCCTCCTTAAATAGTTGATACATGGTGTTGAAGAAATCTTTTGGTCCAACATCCTGCCTATCGCCTTTTGCACCAAGCACCTTAATGAGGCTAGGGCTTGTGGGGTCGTCGTTGAGGTCACCCATTATTATAATTTTAGCGTTGCGATCAGTCTTTAATATTGAATCAGCCAATGATTTTGTCAGTTCGGCAGCTGCCTTCCTGTTTGGCAAACTTTGTTTCTCGCCACCAAATCTTGATGGCCAGTGGTTTACAATAATGTGCAATGGCTCACCATCGTAAATGCCACTTACAACTAGTTGATCGCGAGTTCTGAATGTAGTGTCAGATTTCATGTGTAATCTAACTGAGCGGGTGTTGGTAACCTTGAAAAATGCCGGGCGGTAGAGCAGGGCAACGTCAATTCCACGGTGGTCGGGACTATCGTAATGTACAAATTGGTAGCCAGAAGCTTTTAGTTTAGGCGTATTTACCAAGTCCTCCACAACCTGTCTGTTTTCTATTTCTGAAATTCCGATAATAGCAGGACCGCCTGGAAAAAGTTCGCTTCCAATTTGGGCGATAACGGTGGACATGTGATCCAGCTTAGTTTTGTAGCGCTCAGTGTTCCAATGGTACGGGCCATCTGGAAGAAAATCATGATCGTTGATGGTCGGGTCTTGAATGGTATCGTAAAAATTTTCCTGGTTGTAAAAAGCGATACAACCTACCCGATACTGCTTCTCCTGAGCTTGGGTCTGGATGGCTAAAAAAAGCACGAAAGTGGCTACCAGAGGAAGCCATTTGATGTAGAGTTTTTTCATAATTGCACAAGTTTGTTGAGGCAGATAACTGATAATCTGTCGCTTATCAAAAAAAAGAGGTCTGCCCCGAAGAGCAGTGAAAAAGGGGGATGAATATATGAATTTTTTTTTTTCCTTTGCAACCAATAATTTGGGGTGTTGTCACTCCATTGATCAAAAATACACCTAACAACCTAATTTACTTACCTAAAAGAGTTCTCATGAAAAAATTGCTTTTTTTGGCCTTTATTCTAACCCTGTCCAGCTTTGGAGTTGCCTTTGGTCAGGTTGGAGTAGTTAAGGGAACTGTTCTCGACGCAGAATCTAGCGCTGGCATTCCTGGTGTAACAGTGGGCCTTGTTGGAAGTAATCAATCTGTATTTACAGATGCTTCCGGAAATTTTGAATTGACTAATGTACCCGTGGGTGATCAATCACTGCAGCTTACATTACTTGGTTACGAAGAGGTTCTTGTAACCATAAATGTAAAGGAGGGTGAAAATGATTTGGGCACTTCAACGCTAAAACGTGCAGAAGGGACTGAGGCGCAGTCAGCTGTTCTGTCTGAGGCAATGGTTAGCGCCGATGAAATTGATGGCGAGGTTTCTTCACAAAATGTGTCGAGTTTGCTAAGTTCATCAACCGATGTGTTTAACAATATTGCAGGCTTTACCTTT encodes:
- the kdsB gene encoding 3-deoxy-manno-octulosonate cytidylyltransferase — encoded protein: MNPIGIIPARYASTRFPGKPLAIIGGKPMIQRVYEQAMKVLETVVVATDDDRIFSAVEAFGGKVVMTSVNHKSGTDRCAEAVTVLMEKDKRSFDVVLNIQGDEPFLHPEQLRKVLSCFFEKDAQIATLVKPFSPSEDIFNPNSPKVVINHNREAIYFSRSPIPFVRGAEKEDWPMQHIFLKHIGLYGYRTEILQEITRLEQTPLELAESLEQLRWIENGYKIMVEQTHLESFGIDTPEDLDRAIKLGLLG
- a CDS encoding endonuclease/exonuclease/phosphatase family protein; amino-acid sequence: MKKLYIKWLPLVATFVLFLAIQTQAQEKQYRVGCIAFYNQENFYDTIQDPTINDHDFLPDGPYHWNTERYKTKLDHMSTVIAQIGSELFPGGPAIIGISEIENRQVVEDLVNTPKLKASGYQFVHYDSPDHRGIDVALLYRPAFFKVTNTRSVRLHMKSDTTFRTRDQLVVSGIYDGEPLHIIVNHWPSRFGGEKQSLPNRKAAAELTKSLADSILKTDRNAKIIIMGDLNDDPTSPSLIKVLGAKGDRQDVGPKDFFNTMYQLFKEGYGSLAYRDTWNLFDQIIISEPLLNAKLGTYKFLKAKIFKADFITQQDGQFKGYPLRTYVGTTYQGGYSDHFPTYIFIAKEIIK